Part of the Salarias fasciatus chromosome 23 unlocalized genomic scaffold, fSalaFa1.1 super_scaffold_20, whole genome shotgun sequence genome, TCATTCTAGTTTTTGTCATGAATGCAAAAAAGTGTtgagaacatggaaactgaaTTTGAATCAAATGTTCAGTAGGAATGTGTATTTTGAAATCTTCCAATTTTTGTATTGATCTTCAGTTACGTTTTTTATATTAAGAATTTAAGTTGCATTGTGACATTTCCTCCCTTGGTGCAGAATCAGCAGcacattttaatgtttccatgacgaccagATAAACAGTAGAATAAAAAGctttatttgaaatgcattaaaacaagTGCAGTGAGATGGGAGGAGACGTCACCTCCTCAGGTCCAGCTGGATGCTCCTCTGCAGGCTGGCTATGCTGGCGTCCAGTGCTGCCAGCCCGTCCCTGAACGCCGCCTCGTCCCTGGTGTTGAAGCTGGACTCGGACCACGTGGAGCCGCTGTCGGGAGGTCCTCGTGGCTCCGGCTCAGAAGAACTGCAGGGTGGGTTCGGGCGTGTGGTCAGGGTCCGAGAGGAGGCGTCCGGCCGGGGGAACGGCTCGGCTGTGGTCCCGGGTTCCGACAGACTCAGAGACTCCAGGTAGTGGGCGATGCGGTCAGTAAGGGGCGCTGAAGGGTCCTGCCTGCTGTGTATAGTGTTAATGACGGCAGGACCCGGGGAGGAGCAGCCAATCTGCAGGAGCCTTCAACACAGACCACAGGAGCAGCTTTTCCCATCTATCACAGAGACTTTGATGGCCCACACACCCTGCCCCGGCTCCCTCTCACCTGTTGAGGTTCctgatctcctcctccatccggctcctctgctgctctccgtcctgcagcctcctccaggCCTCCTCCAAGTCTGCACATCATGTTGGTCAGAGggctgccagcagggggcggagtcagCTCAAGGTGCAAGGCTCACCTGCTTGCAGACGGgcgttctcctcctccctgtcctgcAGCCGGCTCTGAGCGTCCGCCAGCGCTCGTCGTAGCTCTGCCAGGTCGTCCTCCTGCGGCCCCGGTCCTGTTAAAAAACACCGCAGGACCAGGACGATGATAAACACACCTGAGGCTGGTGTCAATCTACCTGCAGTTGATGCAGCGTGTAACTTGACACCTGGAACTGCACAAAGGATGAATCAAGAATCTTGAAGTTTACCCTCAGGGTCACACAGGCTGTGAGGCCTCTGGGCTTTctcccgctgctgcagctgctggttcagAGTCCGCAAacgcctgaaacacacacaatcacagctGTGGGCACTGGAGatatgcgcgtgtgtgtgtgtttgtgtgtgtgtgtgtgtgtgtgtgatacctGTGGAGCTGAGCATTCTCACTTTGCAGTGCCAGCAGGCCTGTCGTGTCGCTGCTCTGCAGGCTTGGAGAGACGATGAGCTCAAGACGGCTGAGCAGCATCTCAGCTACACTTCCTGGTTGCACACACATGTATGTgcacacagatcacacacacacaataactgAGTTCAGCAGGAAGTGAGAAGTGAGGAGAAGGGGAGCAGGTTTCTCACCATGTCCAGTGATCAGAGCTTTGAGCTCACTCAGCAGGTCCTGCAGCGTCTCCGTTCTGTCGTTCCTCAACACGCCGTTCCTCGTCGTCACGTCATCCCTTATCGTACCGCTGTCTTTCGACGTCACGCTGCTTGAGTCTCTCACAGGAACTAAatcatcctcttcttcctgaTGAAGCTGAGGTGTGGGCAGAGCCTCAGGAGAACATCTGTGGTCAGAGGACGACTGGTGCACGGCGAGCAGGACGGaggtgtgtggtggtggggaAGAGTGGGAGGTCGGTGGCACTCTGTGTGGGGGTGGTGGCGCTCTGTGGGGGGGCTGCAgcttccttcctgctgctgggacAGAGTGTGAACGAGCTCTGGTGTTGGACGTGGCTCCACGCTGACCTGCAGGAGAAGACAACATGTCCAGACTCAAGACCACACGTCCAGATCAACCTGTGTGATTGTGAAATatccacacagacagacagcgacctgtgtgtgtggggagttTCTTCAGGGTTTTCTTCACTCGCGAGGTGGGAGGTGCAGCAGGTTTGCCTTCAGCCTTCACAGTCCTGTTCGGGACAGGTGCTTTTCCTGCAccctcagcctgcagcagatTGCTCAGTAAAGCAGCGCAGCGGTCCAGACCCTGGTGGAGAGTGGAGACCTGACAGGAGTTCACAACAACAAGAGAtgagagaaccagagaagaacCAGCATCCTCCAAGACACATGCAGAACAACAAGACATGAAGAAAAGGTtgagacagagaggcaggacAAGGACATTCAAGGGAAAATAAATCTATGGAAGAAAGACAAgaggaaaagataaaaaaaaaattgaaagatggaaaagaaagaatgaGTACCAATagacaaagaaaagaatataaagaagaaggaagaacaATGAAGTAATTGAGTGAAGGagataaaatagaaaaagaggaaaagaagcaACTTAATTCAACAGACTGAATTCTACAATAAACTCAAACTAATaagaaaataactgaaatctTCCTCCATTACCTGGTTTTCTGAGTCTGTGGAGTACAGAGAGTATGCTGGCTCCGGGTGGACCACTCTGGGGTTTACAGACCCTctggggaaacacacacaaccagcgTTTGGATCATGGTGTGACttcagaagctgcagaaactgcagGACTCACTTGTTTGCTCCGACTGCTCCGGTCAGCCTCCCTGAAGTCAACACCTGAGAGTCAGACAACAGTAAACAACACACTCAGGACCTGCGCGTATCGGACCCTCTGCTGGGCCGCGGGCCACACGTTGGCCACCACTGATTCAAAGGAAACTGTAGACAATGAACTCAAAACGACACTTCCCAAGATTTGGATTTCAGTGGAGGTGACAGTGTTGATGAGCTACACAGGACTGAACAGTCCAGGGACTCTAACTGTAACCTCACACCGTCTTACCTTCCGCTTCACTTTCCCCTTCATCGTGTAGAGCAGATTGAAGAGTCAgcctggaggacaaactgtgtttttctggaCTTCAGTCTGGAAAAGTTCCTAAACATGAAACTTCGAGTCACAAACTTGTCGTAAAGCTTCCGGGTTGAACCAGTTTGAAACTGACCAATCAGATTGCTTCTCT contains:
- the ccdc14 gene encoding uncharacterized protein ccdc14 isoform X2, yielding MKGKVKRKVLTSGRLTGAVGANKGSVNPRVVHPEPAYSLYSTDSENQIYFPLNVLVLPLCLNLFFMSCCSACVLEDAGSSLVLSSLVVVNSCQVSTLHQGLDRCAALLSNLLQAEGAGKAPVPNRTVKAEGKPAAPPTSRVKKTLKKLPTHTGQRGATSNTRARSHSVPAAGRKLQPPHRAPPPPHRVPPTSHSSPPPHTSVLLAVHQSSSDHRCSPEALPTPQLHQEEEDDLVPVRDSSSVTSKDSGTIRDDVTTRNGVLRNDRTETLQDLLSELKALITGHGSVAEMLLSRLELIVSPSLQSSDTTGLLALQSENAQLHRRLRTLNQQLQQREKAQRPHSLCDPEGPGPQEDDLAELRRALADAQSRLQDREEENARLQADLEEAWRRLQDGEQQRSRMEEEIRNLNRLLQIGCSSPGPAVINTIHSRQDPSAPLTDRIAHYLESLSLSEPGTTAEPFPRPDASSRTLTTRPNPPCSSSEPEPRGPPDSGSTWSESSFNTRDEAAFRDGLAALDASIASLQRSIQLDLRR
- the ccdc14 gene encoding uncharacterized protein ccdc14 isoform X1, with translation MKGKVKRKVLTSGRLTGAVGANKGSVNPRVVHPEPAYSLYSTDSENQIYFPLNVLVLPLCLNLFFMSCCSACVLEDAGSSLVLSSLVVVNSCQVSTLHQGLDRCAALLSNLLQAEGAGKAPVPNRTVKAEGKPAAPPTSRVKKTLKKLPTHTGQRGATSNTRARSHSVPAAGRKLQPPHRAPPPPHRVPPTSHSSPPPHTSVLLAVHQSSSDHRCSPEALPTPQLHQEEEDDLVPVRDSSSVTSKDSGTIRDDVTTRNGVLRNDRTETLQDLLSELKALITGHGSVAEMLLSRLELIVSPSLQSSDTTGLLALQSENAQLHRRLRTLNQQLQQREKAQRPHSLCDPEGCFLTGPGPQEDDLAELRRALADAQSRLQDREEENARLQADLEEAWRRLQDGEQQRSRMEEEIRNLNRLLQIGCSSPGPAVINTIHSRQDPSAPLTDRIAHYLESLSLSEPGTTAEPFPRPDASSRTLTTRPNPPCSSSEPEPRGPPDSGSTWSESSFNTRDEAAFRDGLAALDASIASLQRSIQLDLRR
- the ccdc14 gene encoding uncharacterized protein ccdc14 isoform X3, whose protein sequence is MKGKVKRKVLTSGRLTGAVGANKGSVNPRVVHPEPAYSLYSTDSENQVSTLHQGLDRCAALLSNLLQAEGAGKAPVPNRTVKAEGKPAAPPTSRVKKTLKKLPTHTGQRGATSNTRARSHSVPAAGRKLQPPHRAPPPPHRVPPTSHSSPPPHTSVLLAVHQSSSDHRCSPEALPTPQLHQEEEDDLVPVRDSSSVTSKDSGTIRDDVTTRNGVLRNDRTETLQDLLSELKALITGHGSVAEMLLSRLELIVSPSLQSSDTTGLLALQSENAQLHRRLRTLNQQLQQREKAQRPHSLCDPEGCFLTGPGPQEDDLAELRRALADAQSRLQDREEENARLQADLEEAWRRLQDGEQQRSRMEEEIRNLNRLLQIGCSSPGPAVINTIHSRQDPSAPLTDRIAHYLESLSLSEPGTTAEPFPRPDASSRTLTTRPNPPCSSSEPEPRGPPDSGSTWSESSFNTRDEAAFRDGLAALDASIASLQRSIQLDLRR
- the ccdc14 gene encoding uncharacterized protein ccdc14 isoform X4 yields the protein MKGKVKRKVLTSGRLTGAVGANKGSVNPRVVHPEPAYSLYSTDSENQGLDRCAALLSNLLQAEGAGKAPVPNRTVKAEGKPAAPPTSRVKKTLKKLPTHTGQRGATSNTRARSHSVPAAGRKLQPPHRAPPPPHRVPPTSHSSPPPHTSVLLAVHQSSSDHRCSPEALPTPQLHQEEEDDLVPVRDSSSVTSKDSGTIRDDVTTRNGVLRNDRTETLQDLLSELKALITGHGSVAEMLLSRLELIVSPSLQSSDTTGLLALQSENAQLHRRLRTLNQQLQQREKAQRPHSLCDPEGCFLTGPGPQEDDLAELRRALADAQSRLQDREEENARLQADLEEAWRRLQDGEQQRSRMEEEIRNLNRLLQIGCSSPGPAVINTIHSRQDPSAPLTDRIAHYLESLSLSEPGTTAEPFPRPDASSRTLTTRPNPPCSSSEPEPRGPPDSGSTWSESSFNTRDEAAFRDGLAALDASIASLQRSIQLDLRR